The genomic interval AAGGTAATATCTTCATTTGCTACTACCTTGCCCCCTAAAAATTCCTTACGTATATTTTCCATCTCCAGGATATATTCGCTCATTCTGCCTCCTATTAAAAATTTATCTCTAACTTCCCTGGCTCCTTCCCCTTCCAAGGTCAAAATGATCAATAAAATTTTGTTTCCAAAAAATTTTCTCTGAACCGGCGTTTTGTATAATTTATATTAAAACAGCAAATCGCTGTAAACACCAAAACACCAGTGCCCGTTCCTAATTCATTTTATTTGTAATTATGAACTGATCAAAGCACTAGACTTTCACACTATTATCGTATATATTTCTCTCTGAATTTATGATATAATAGATTTATAAAAAAAAATAGGACACATGTCCTACCAAAGGATAATATTACTATGAGAGAAATTATTGAAGTAAAATATTACATTGATAAATTTGGTTTATCAAGCATACTTACCCCTTCTATTATATCTGACATTAATATAAAAGTTTACAAAAAAAATACACTTCTTTATGAAGCAGGAGATCCGGCAGACAATCTCTGTTTTCTTGTAGAGGGAAAAATAGAGGTAAACAGTATCCTGGAAAACGGAAATCATCACATTATTGACGAACTATATCCTCCGGCAGTTTTTTGCGATATTGAATATGTCGCCAGAATAAAGACAATATTACAGAATCTTATTGCAAAAGAAAATAATACAAAAGTTCTGACAATTCCTTATCATATGCTGGATGCCAAGCTTTCCGGCAATGTCCACTTCTGGAAAAAAATGGCTGTAGAAAGTGCTGATAAACTTATCAAAACCAACTATTCAGTCTTAAAAAAACTAAATAATAAACTTGAAGATATTTTAGTAGATATTCTGATAGAAAATAACTATGAATATTATTTCAAATCACTGGACGTCCTTTCAAAAAATCTGAATGTAAGCTACAGGAATCTTACAAGAGTTCTAAAAAAGCTAAGTGACAAAGGTATTATAAAAAGAGAAAAAAATAGAATAATATATATCCGGCGTTGAATTTTGTCCAAATATTATTATTTTTGAATAACTATATATTTTCTATCACGTCTTTAATTTTTTCACAAAAAAGGACATATGTCCTTTTTATTATCTTTATAAGTATGCTAAATTTGTCTTATATACTTAAATATAAAGGCGGTGATAGAATAATTTTTACGGGGGTGACCTAATTGGAGAGTTTAGACTATATTTCTAAAAATGATTATTTAAAAAGATATTTTGAAGATATACCTCAGGAGGAGCTCCGAAAGCACAGCAGGCTGGTTATTTACAAACCGCAGAATATCATTGTAAAAAAAGGCGAACACATTAATTTTATCGGTATTATTATCTCTGGAAGAGCTCTTTTGGTAAATGAATTTGCTAACGGAAATGCTTATATACTAAAAGAACTAAAATTATTATCAGTTATCGGCGACATTGAAATTGTTTCCTCGTCAAAGGGTTCGGCATGCACTATCGAATCTATCGACGAATGTATACTTATCGTTATAGACGACAAGGTATTTTTAGACTGGATGAAAAGGTATCACGGCTTTGCCATTCGTGTGGCACGGCGTCTTGCTGAAAGATTCTACGAATCTTCAAATGAAAACGGAAAATATATGGTATATAATTCCAGCTACAGCCTTATTTCCACCATTATTAATGTTACTGAAAACATTACCGGCGGAAAAACAGAAGAAGTTTTCAATATCAGACTAAAAAACACCAGAAAAGAACTTGGTGAAAGAAT from Sebaldella sp. S0638 carries:
- a CDS encoding Crp/Fnr family transcriptional regulator, translating into MESLDYISKNDYLKRYFEDIPQEELRKHSRLVIYKPQNIIVKKGEHINFIGIIISGRALLVNEFANGNAYILKELKLLSVIGDIEIVSSSKGSACTIESIDECILIVIDDKVFLDWMKRYHGFAIRVARRLAERFYESSNENGKYMVYNSSYSLISTIINVTENITGGKTEEVFNIRLKNTRKELGERIGLNERTINRLLQKLKNENLISINSGKIYINNIQLQKLKELKENLQMDRRKI
- a CDS encoding Crp/Fnr family transcriptional regulator, with protein sequence MREIIEVKYYIDKFGLSSILTPSIISDINIKVYKKNTLLYEAGDPADNLCFLVEGKIEVNSILENGNHHIIDELYPPAVFCDIEYVARIKTILQNLIAKENNTKVLTIPYHMLDAKLSGNVHFWKKMAVESADKLIKTNYSVLKKLNNKLEDILVDILIENNYEYYFKSLDVLSKNLNVSYRNLTRVLKKLSDKGIIKREKNRIIYIRR